One window of Salegentibacter sp. Hel_I_6 genomic DNA carries:
- the der gene encoding ribosome biogenesis GTPase Der, which yields MGNIVAIVGRPNVGKSTFFNRLIQRREAIVDSVSGVTRDRHYGKSDWNGRNFSLIDTGGYIVGSDDIFEAEIDKQVELAIDEADAIIFMVDVESGVTPMDEDVAQLLRKVDKPVLLAVNKVDNNKRLENAVEFYSLGLGEYFPIASTNGSGTGDLLDALVEALPEHEAEEETELPRFAVVGRPNAGKSSFINALIGEERYIVTDIAGTTRDAMDTKYNRFGFEFNLVDTAGIRRKSKVKEDLEFYSVMRSVRAIENCDVCLVILDATRGFDGQVQNIFWLAQRNRKGIVILVNKWDLVEDKETNSMRDYEAMIRREIEPFTDVPIVFMSVLTKQRIFKAIETAVKVYENRSKKIKTRELNDIMLPIIEQNPPPAYKGKYVKIKFCTQLPTPQPQFAFFCNLPQYVRDPYKRFIENKLRKEFDLTGVPISVYFRKK from the coding sequence ATGGGCAATATTGTAGCCATTGTAGGAAGACCAAATGTTGGGAAATCTACTTTTTTTAATAGATTAATTCAACGCCGCGAGGCGATTGTAGATTCGGTTAGTGGGGTTACCCGCGATCGTCATTATGGCAAATCTGACTGGAATGGGCGTAATTTTTCGCTTATAGATACCGGAGGTTATATTGTTGGCAGTGACGATATTTTTGAAGCCGAAATAGACAAACAGGTAGAGCTCGCCATAGATGAAGCCGATGCCATCATTTTTATGGTAGATGTGGAAAGTGGAGTAACTCCCATGGATGAAGATGTAGCACAATTACTTAGAAAAGTTGATAAGCCTGTACTTCTTGCCGTAAACAAAGTTGATAATAATAAGCGATTGGAAAACGCTGTAGAATTTTATTCTTTAGGTCTTGGCGAATATTTTCCTATTGCAAGTACAAATGGTAGTGGTACAGGAGATTTGTTGGATGCTTTAGTAGAAGCACTTCCTGAACACGAAGCCGAGGAAGAAACCGAATTACCAAGATTTGCAGTAGTGGGTCGTCCAAACGCAGGGAAATCTTCTTTTATCAACGCCCTTATTGGGGAAGAACGTTACATCGTTACAGACATTGCCGGGACTACCCGTGATGCTATGGATACCAAATACAATCGTTTTGGTTTTGAGTTTAACTTAGTAGACACCGCCGGGATAAGAAGAAAATCTAAGGTTAAGGAAGATCTTGAATTTTATTCGGTAATGCGATCTGTTCGTGCTATAGAAAATTGCGATGTATGCCTTGTAATCTTAGATGCTACGCGCGGATTTGACGGTCAGGTTCAGAATATTTTCTGGCTGGCACAAAGAAACCGAAAGGGAATTGTGATCCTGGTGAATAAATGGGATTTGGTTGAAGATAAAGAGACCAATAGTATGCGTGATTACGAAGCAATGATACGTCGCGAAATAGAACCTTTTACCGATGTGCCTATTGTTTTTATGTCAGTCCTAACTAAGCAACGAATTTTTAAAGCTATAGAAACTGCTGTAAAGGTTTATGAGAATCGTAGTAAGAAAATTAAAACTCGAGAGCTTAATGATATAATGCTGCCAATAATTGAGCAGAATCCACCGCCGGCTTATAAAGGCAAATATGTGAAAATTAAATTCTGCACGCAATTGCCCACGCCGCAGCCGCAGTTTGCATTTTTCTGTAATCTTCCGCAGTATGTGAGAGATCCCTACAAACGTTTTATAGAGAATAAACTTAGGAAAGAGTTTGATCTAACCGGAGTGCCAATTTCAGTATATTTTAGGAAAAAATAA
- the era gene encoding GTPase Era — protein MAHKAGFVNIIGNPNVGKSTLMNAFVGEKLSIITSKAQTTRHRILGIVNGEDFQMLLSDTPGIIKPAYELQESMMGFVKSAFEDADVLIYMVEIGEKELKDEAFFNKIIGTDIPVILLLNKIDKSNQEELESQVQMWTEKVPNAEIFPVSALEGFNVAEVFNRIIELLPESPAFYPKDTLTDKPERFFVNEIIREKILMHYKKEIPYAVEIDTQEFFEEEKIIRMRSVIMVERETQKGIIIGHKGAALKRVGVEARKDLEKFFGKQVHLELYVKVNKNWRSDQRQLKRFGYNE, from the coding sequence ATGGCACATAAGGCAGGATTTGTAAATATTATTGGGAACCCAAACGTGGGGAAATCTACTTTAATGAATGCTTTTGTAGGCGAAAAATTGTCTATTATCACTTCTAAAGCGCAAACCACCCGCCACCGTATTTTGGGAATTGTAAATGGCGAAGACTTCCAGATGTTGCTAAGCGATACCCCAGGAATTATAAAACCGGCTTACGAGTTGCAAGAATCTATGATGGGTTTTGTAAAATCTGCTTTTGAAGATGCCGATGTTTTGATATATATGGTAGAAATTGGGGAAAAAGAGCTTAAAGATGAAGCCTTTTTTAATAAAATTATAGGAACCGATATTCCTGTTATTTTATTGCTGAATAAAATCGATAAATCTAACCAGGAAGAATTAGAAAGTCAGGTGCAAATGTGGACAGAAAAGGTGCCTAATGCTGAAATCTTCCCGGTTTCGGCTTTGGAAGGTTTTAATGTTGCCGAAGTTTTTAACCGAATTATTGAATTACTTCCAGAATCTCCCGCGTTTTATCCAAAAGATACACTTACCGATAAGCCTGAGCGTTTCTTTGTAAATGAAATTATTCGCGAAAAGATTTTAATGCATTATAAAAAGGAAATTCCTTATGCAGTAGAAATTGATACTCAGGAATTTTTTGAAGAAGAGAAAATAATTAGAATGCGCAGCGTGATTATGGTAGAGCGCGAGACTCAAAAAGGAATTATTATTGGTCATAAAGGTGCCGCTTTAAAAAGGGTTGGGGTAGAAGCTCGAAAAGATCTTGAGAAATTCTTTGGGAAACAGGTTCATCTTGAACTTTATGTAAAAGTGAACAAAAACTGGAGAAGCGACCAACGGCAATTGAAACGTTTTGGCTATAATGAATAA
- a CDS encoding TonB-dependent receptor, giving the protein MRILLSLVLLFLAGNLTAQNFEINGKVTGPQGEPLESATVYLEKPADSSLVTYTISDNTGAFELSGNGGLKTANLLISYAGFKTHNQRLEIQENLDLGIIKMQVADNALDEITITSSRAPITIKKDTLEFNAASFKTRKDANLEELLKELPGVEVATDGSITVNGTPVSQIKVNGKEFFGDDPKIATKNLPKELINKLQVVDSKTKSEEFTGKEGDAENKTINITIDEDKNRGFFSRLTAGAGTNDRYELSGIGNYFKDEMRVSLLASSNNINSSGFSFDEVYDAMGRNAYSITRNRGGNFSINGNNFGSGNGITKSDNAGFSFVNEWPQETELSSNYFYSRADNRTESRTQRENILPNRRFFNNSESSGNRINNNHRFNLGFEIQPDTLTRISVRPNITSNNGRSSNQSFTESVAEDGTPINTALTDNYSEVNSVNFSNRLNFTRKFGENGGYYSVGFNNQNNTRSQDNNFFSEREIYNQAGELVNTDVQDQLISEENKDNNYGVDLTTRFPITKELMLDVSYNFDKENGRNERLVYDANEEGEYTFLDEELSNDFESESFIHRPSLGLVYNGEKLRTSISGGFQSIRLKNEDLFTETSIDNTYENLFANANFRYNLAQGKSVYFNYSNSWEAPSLTQLQPVTNTINPLNIITGNPDLRPALRHRFYFNFNNFDFKTRSGFFAYLGGNFTDDQVVTRSTVDEDLVRTTTYTNVDGAYNYFGGGNLDKTFELENESSIKLRGGLYGNFTRNVGFTNEQRFTSKTLTLTPNLGVEYNFRDLVTIEPFYSVEFVDAEYSFNNREENYKNQNISLALTSFWPEKFVIGSDIAYQSIGNASPGFQNSFYLWNASLGYEILGDNGTLKVKVFDLLDQNIATRRFTGDDFIQDTQELVLEQYFMLSFTYKLSKFGGKDPNNNGRGR; this is encoded by the coding sequence ATGAGAATTTTACTTTCCCTTGTATTGCTATTTCTGGCAGGAAATTTAACCGCGCAAAATTTTGAAATTAATGGTAAAGTAACCGGCCCGCAAGGGGAACCGCTGGAATCGGCGACGGTTTACCTGGAGAAACCGGCAGATAGCAGCCTGGTGACCTATACCATATCAGATAATACAGGAGCCTTTGAACTTTCTGGAAATGGCGGACTTAAAACTGCGAATTTACTTATTTCTTATGCAGGGTTCAAAACCCATAACCAACGACTGGAAATTCAGGAAAACCTGGATTTAGGCATAATAAAAATGCAGGTTGCCGATAATGCTTTAGATGAAATTACCATTACTTCTTCAAGAGCTCCAATTACCATTAAAAAAGATACCCTGGAATTTAACGCGGCTTCTTTCAAAACACGAAAAGACGCTAATTTAGAAGAATTGCTAAAAGAATTACCGGGAGTTGAAGTGGCTACCGATGGTAGCATTACCGTTAACGGCACGCCGGTTTCCCAAATTAAAGTAAATGGAAAAGAATTCTTTGGTGACGATCCAAAAATTGCTACTAAAAACCTTCCGAAGGAATTAATTAATAAACTCCAGGTGGTAGATAGTAAAACCAAATCTGAAGAATTTACCGGGAAGGAAGGGGATGCAGAAAATAAAACCATCAACATTACCATAGATGAAGATAAAAATCGTGGTTTTTTCTCCAGATTAACGGCCGGGGCGGGAACCAACGATCGCTATGAATTAAGCGGAATTGGCAATTATTTTAAAGATGAGATGAGAGTAAGCCTATTGGCGAGTTCTAACAACATTAATTCTTCCGGATTTTCTTTTGATGAAGTATATGATGCTATGGGGCGAAATGCTTATTCAATTACCAGGAATAGAGGTGGAAATTTTAGCATAAATGGTAATAATTTCGGAAGCGGAAATGGTATCACAAAATCTGATAACGCCGGTTTTAGTTTTGTGAACGAATGGCCACAGGAAACAGAACTTTCCTCTAATTATTTCTATAGCCGTGCCGATAACCGAACAGAATCCAGAACTCAAAGAGAGAATATTCTTCCCAATAGAAGATTTTTTAATAATTCAGAATCTAGTGGAAATAGAATTAACAACAATCACCGCTTTAACTTAGGCTTCGAGATCCAGCCAGATACATTAACGCGTATTTCGGTAAGGCCAAATATAACCAGCAATAACGGGCGATCTTCCAATCAATCTTTTACAGAATCTGTAGCAGAAGATGGTACTCCCATAAACACGGCTTTAACCGATAATTACTCTGAAGTAAACAGTGTAAACTTTTCTAACCGATTAAATTTTACCCGTAAATTCGGGGAGAACGGCGGTTATTATAGTGTAGGTTTCAATAATCAGAATAACACGCGATCGCAGGATAATAATTTCTTTTCTGAAAGAGAAATCTATAACCAGGCCGGGGAATTGGTAAATACCGATGTTCAGGATCAGTTAATTTCCGAAGAAAATAAAGATAATAACTATGGTGTAGATTTAACGACCCGTTTTCCAATTACTAAGGAATTAATGCTGGATGTAAGTTATAATTTTGATAAAGAAAATGGTCGAAATGAGCGTCTTGTATATGATGCTAACGAAGAAGGAGAATATACTTTTTTGGATGAAGAATTGAGTAACGATTTTGAATCTGAATCTTTTATTCACCGCCCAAGTTTAGGACTTGTTTACAACGGAGAAAAATTAAGGACAAGTATTTCAGGTGGTTTTCAAAGTATAAGATTAAAAAACGAAGATCTTTTTACAGAAACTTCCATAGATAATACCTATGAGAATCTTTTTGCCAATGCTAATTTCAGGTACAATCTGGCTCAGGGTAAATCAGTATATTTTAATTACAGCAACTCCTGGGAAGCACCTTCTTTAACCCAATTGCAGCCGGTTACCAATACAATAAACCCTTTGAATATTATTACCGGAAATCCAGATCTTAGACCGGCATTAAGACATAGGTTCTATTTTAACTTCAATAATTTTGATTTCAAAACCCGTTCAGGCTTCTTCGCATATTTAGGAGGGAATTTCACCGATGATCAAGTTGTAACAAGGAGTACTGTAGATGAAGATTTGGTAAGAACAACTACCTATACAAACGTTGATGGGGCATATAATTATTTTGGAGGCGGAAATTTAGATAAAACCTTTGAATTGGAAAATGAGAGTTCTATTAAACTTCGAGGAGGACTTTATGGAAATTTCACCAGAAATGTTGGTTTTACTAATGAACAGCGTTTTACTTCAAAAACTCTAACGCTTACGCCCAATTTGGGGGTAGAATATAATTTCAGGGATCTGGTGACTATTGAACCTTTTTACAGCGTAGAATTTGTAGATGCTGAATACAGTTTTAACAACAGGGAAGAAAATTATAAAAATCAAAACATTTCCCTGGCTCTTACTTCATTCTGGCCCGAGAAATTTGTGATAGGAAGTGATATTGCATACCAGTCTATTGGTAATGCTTCACCAGGTTTTCAGAATTCATTTTACTTATGGAACGCCAGTTTGGGCTATGAAATTCTTGGAGATAATGGAACCTTAAAAGTGAAAGTTTTTGACTTACTTGATCAAAACATCGCTACTCGAAGATTTACCGGAGACGATTTTATTCAGGATACTCAGGAGCTTGTTTTAGAACAATATTTTATGCTGAGTTTCACTTATAAACTAAGCAAATTTGGTGGAAAAGATCCAAATAATAATGGGAGAGGGAGATAG
- a CDS encoding MerR family transcriptional regulator, translating into MHLNLPDKRYYGIGEVAEAFKVNTSLIRFWEKEFDVIKPKKNAKGNRKFTPEDIKNLELIYHLVKERGFTLEGAKTHLKEEKHKTLSNFEIIRKLEGVKAKLINLKNQL; encoded by the coding sequence ATGCATCTTAATTTACCCGACAAAAGATATTATGGTATTGGCGAAGTCGCTGAAGCATTTAAGGTAAACACCTCCCTAATTAGATTTTGGGAGAAAGAATTTGATGTAATTAAACCAAAGAAAAATGCCAAAGGAAATCGTAAATTTACACCCGAGGATATTAAGAATTTAGAGCTTATTTATCACCTGGTAAAAGAACGCGGTTTCACCCTTGAAGGAGCAAAAACTCACTTAAAAGAAGAAAAACATAAAACCCTTAGCAACTTCGAAATAATTCGTAAGTTGGAAGGAGTAAAAGCAAAACTAATCAACCTAAAAAATCAATTATAG
- the alaS gene encoding alanine--tRNA ligase: MKSQEIRSQFLEFFKSKSHKIVPSAPMVLKDDPTLMFTNAGMVQFKEYFLGNSEPSSSRITDSQKCLRVSGKHNDLEEVGMDTYHHTMFEMLGNWSFGDYFKEEAINWAWELLTEVFKIAPENLYVSVFEGSKEDKLGLDTEALELWKKIVPEDRIVYGDKKDNFWEMGDQGPCGPCSEIHIDIRSEAEKAKKPGKELVNADHPQVVEIWNLVFMQYNRKADGSLVELPAKHIDTGMGFERLCMVLQGTQSNYDTDVFTPLIAELEKITNSPYGKSEKTDIAIRVIADHVRAVTFSIADGQLPSNTGAGYVIRRILRRAIRYGFTFLDTKEPFIYKLVEVLSKQMGEAFPELKSQKTLCENVIREEEQSFLRTLDQGLILLENIISETKGKTVSGKKAFELYDTFGFPIDLTALILRERGFDLDQKEFEVQLKEQKDRSRAATQVTAGDWEEINPVNAEAFVGYDYLEIETQIARYRKVESKKGALYQIVLSQTPFYPEGGGQVGDKGFLVDSENNKIEITDTKKENNLIVHFAKSLPKNPKDKFKAVVNSKNRSATAANHTATHLLHQALREVLGTHVEQKGSLVKGDYLRFDFSHFSKVNKEELEQVEKLVNQRINEQLPLEEQRSIPFKEAVNQGALALFGEKYGDAVRAIRFGESMELCGGIHVKNTSEIWHFKITSEAAVASGIRRIEAITGEAVKDYFANQDEVLEQIKAELKNAKDPVKAVNSLQDENAALKKQVEALLKDKAKNLKSELKSEISEINGVNFLAKNVDLDAGGIKDLAFQLGDEFENLFLLFGTEQNGKALLSCYISKDLAKEKDLHAGKIVKDLGKYIQGGGGGQPFFATAGGKKPEGINEALQEAQTYLK, encoded by the coding sequence ATGAAATCTCAGGAAATAAGAAGCCAGTTTTTAGAATTTTTTAAATCCAAATCCCATAAAATCGTTCCTTCAGCGCCCATGGTGCTAAAAGACGATCCCACTTTAATGTTTACCAATGCTGGGATGGTTCAATTCAAGGAGTATTTTTTAGGGAATAGCGAGCCTTCCAGCTCCCGTATTACCGATAGTCAAAAATGTCTTCGCGTAAGCGGAAAACATAACGATTTGGAAGAAGTGGGAATGGATACCTATCATCACACGATGTTCGAGATGTTAGGGAACTGGAGTTTTGGCGATTATTTTAAAGAAGAAGCCATAAACTGGGCCTGGGAATTACTTACCGAAGTTTTTAAAATTGCACCTGAAAACCTTTATGTTTCTGTATTTGAAGGAAGCAAGGAAGATAAATTAGGATTGGATACCGAAGCCCTGGAACTTTGGAAAAAGATTGTTCCTGAAGATCGCATCGTTTACGGTGATAAAAAAGACAATTTCTGGGAAATGGGAGACCAGGGGCCTTGCGGACCTTGCTCTGAAATTCATATTGATATTCGATCTGAAGCTGAAAAGGCCAAGAAACCCGGAAAAGAATTGGTAAATGCAGATCACCCGCAGGTGGTAGAGATCTGGAACCTGGTTTTTATGCAATATAACCGTAAAGCCGATGGATCTTTAGTTGAACTTCCTGCAAAACATATCGATACCGGGATGGGATTTGAACGCCTTTGTATGGTTTTACAGGGAACACAATCTAATTATGATACCGATGTTTTTACGCCGCTAATTGCTGAACTGGAAAAAATCACGAATTCTCCTTACGGAAAATCTGAAAAAACCGATATCGCGATTAGGGTGATTGCTGATCACGTGAGAGCGGTAACTTTTTCTATTGCCGATGGGCAACTGCCTTCAAACACCGGTGCAGGTTATGTGATTAGAAGAATTTTGAGACGCGCCATTCGCTATGGCTTTACATTTTTAGATACCAAAGAGCCTTTTATTTATAAGTTAGTAGAAGTGCTAAGCAAACAAATGGGCGAAGCATTTCCTGAACTTAAATCTCAAAAAACTTTATGTGAAAATGTGATTAGGGAAGAAGAACAATCTTTCTTAAGAACATTGGATCAGGGCTTAATTTTGCTGGAAAATATAATTTCGGAAACCAAAGGAAAAACTGTTTCAGGGAAAAAAGCATTTGAGCTGTACGATACTTTTGGTTTCCCAATAGATTTAACCGCTTTGATATTACGCGAACGCGGATTCGATTTAGATCAAAAAGAATTTGAAGTTCAGCTAAAGGAACAAAAAGACAGGTCCCGTGCGGCAACCCAGGTTACGGCGGGAGACTGGGAAGAAATAAACCCGGTAAATGCTGAAGCATTTGTAGGTTACGATTATTTAGAGATTGAAACCCAAATTGCCCGTTACCGAAAAGTGGAAAGCAAAAAAGGTGCATTATATCAGATTGTGCTTTCACAAACCCCGTTTTACCCTGAAGGTGGCGGACAGGTTGGAGATAAAGGTTTTCTTGTTGATAGCGAAAACAACAAAATAGAAATTACCGATACTAAAAAGGAAAATAACTTAATTGTTCATTTTGCTAAATCGCTTCCTAAGAATCCAAAAGATAAATTTAAAGCGGTTGTAAACTCAAAAAATCGCTCGGCTACTGCGGCTAATCATACGGCCACGCACTTATTGCACCAGGCGCTTCGGGAAGTTTTGGGAACTCACGTAGAACAAAAAGGTTCTCTGGTTAAAGGAGATTATTTGCGCTTTGATTTTTCTCACTTCAGTAAAGTAAATAAAGAGGAATTAGAGCAGGTTGAAAAACTGGTAAATCAGCGAATTAATGAACAATTGCCTTTAGAAGAGCAGCGAAGTATACCGTTTAAAGAGGCTGTGAACCAGGGCGCTTTGGCGCTTTTTGGTGAAAAATACGGGGATGCTGTTCGTGCTATTCGTTTTGGAGAATCTATGGAGCTTTGTGGTGGAATCCATGTAAAAAATACTTCAGAAATATGGCATTTTAAAATCACTTCGGAAGCTGCTGTTGCTTCTGGAATTAGAAGGATTGAAGCGATTACCGGCGAAGCTGTAAAAGATTATTTTGCTAACCAGGATGAGGTTCTAGAGCAAATAAAAGCCGAATTGAAAAACGCCAAAGATCCGGTAAAAGCGGTGAATTCTTTGCAGGACGAAAATGCAGCTTTAAAAAAGCAGGTTGAAGCTTTACTAAAGGATAAAGCCAAAAATCTAAAAAGTGAATTAAAGTCTGAAATTTCAGAAATAAACGGAGTGAATTTCCTTGCAAAGAATGTTGATCTTGATGCCGGCGGAATAAAAGATCTTGCTTTTCAACTTGGAGATGAATTTGAAAACCTATTTTTATTATTCGGAACCGAGCAAAATGGGAAAGCACTTTTAAGCTGCTATATTTCTAAAGACCTGGCAAAAGAAAAAGACCTGCACGCAGGAAAAATTGTAAAAGACCTGGGCAAATATATCCAGGGTGGTGGCGGTGGCCAACCGTTTTTCGCAACTGCCGGTGGTAAAAAACCGGAAGGAATTAACGAAGCTTTGCAAGAAGCGCAGACTTATTTAAAATAA
- a CDS encoding M23 family metallopeptidase, which yields MSKVKYHYDSETQSYKKIERRKGRRIGIVLLSILGSFLAGFLLLVIYLNIPQIETPKEKALKRELHNLELQYGLLNKKMGQIQNVLANIEDRDNNIYRVYFEANPIPEEQRRAGFGGINRYKDLEGFDNSKLIIETSKRMDILTKQLVVQSKSLDEIAALAKEKESLLASVPAIQPVKNEDLSRIASGYGWRTDPFTKVRKFHHGMDFSAPRGTPVYATGNGRIERADNRATGYGNHIRIDHDYGYTSLYAHLYKYNVRVGQRVQRGDIIGYVGSTGRSQGPHLHYEIFKDDQRINPINFYYGNLSPEEFDKVLEKAQQENQSLD from the coding sequence ATGTCGAAGGTTAAATATCATTACGATAGCGAGACACAATCCTATAAAAAAATAGAGCGACGAAAAGGTCGCCGTATAGGGATTGTATTGCTTAGCATCTTAGGATCTTTCCTGGCCGGTTTTTTATTACTGGTTATCTATTTGAATATTCCCCAAATTGAAACCCCGAAAGAGAAAGCTCTCAAACGCGAGTTGCATAATCTGGAGTTACAATATGGTTTGCTGAATAAAAAAATGGGGCAGATACAAAATGTTCTTGCGAATATTGAAGATAGAGACAACAATATTTATAGGGTGTATTTTGAAGCTAATCCTATTCCGGAAGAACAGAGACGCGCAGGTTTTGGTGGGATAAACCGCTATAAAGACCTGGAAGGTTTTGATAACTCCAAATTGATTATTGAAACCAGCAAACGAATGGATATTCTTACCAAACAACTAGTGGTGCAATCTAAATCTTTAGATGAAATTGCAGCATTGGCAAAGGAAAAAGAGAGCCTTTTAGCTTCGGTTCCTGCTATTCAGCCAGTAAAAAATGAAGATTTGAGTAGAATTGCTTCCGGTTATGGATGGAGAACAGATCCGTTTACCAAGGTTAGAAAATTTCATCACGGAATGGATTTTAGCGCGCCGCGTGGGACCCCGGTTTACGCCACCGGAAACGGTAGAATAGAAAGAGCAGACAACCGCGCTACCGGTTACGGAAATCATATTAGGATAGATCATGATTACGGTTATACCAGTCTTTACGCTCATTTATACAAATATAATGTAAGAGTGGGACAGCGAGTTCAACGTGGTGATATTATTGGTTACGTAGGTAGTACAGGAAGATCACAGGGACCACATTTACATTATGAGATCTTTAAAGACGATCAAAGAATTAACCCTATTAATTTTTACTACGGAAACCTGTCACCGGAAGAATTTGATAAAGTTCTTGAAAAAGCACAACAAGAAAACCAATCCCTGGATTAA
- a CDS encoding LemA family protein produces MKKWLIPVIVIVVLGIIIYSLTAGVNNTAVELEEGVMKNWADVENSYQRRSDLIPNLVKTVEGSADFERGTLTDVIEARAKATSVNVDAGNLDPQQIQQFQEAQGGLSSALSRLLVSVERYPDIKSNQNFLQLQSQLEGTENRISVARNRYNEAVRQYNTYIRKFPNNIFAGMFGFERKPTFQAEEGAENAPDVEFDF; encoded by the coding sequence ATGAAAAAATGGTTAATCCCAGTAATAGTTATCGTAGTTCTAGGTATTATTATTTATAGTCTTACTGCAGGAGTAAATAACACCGCAGTAGAATTAGAAGAAGGAGTTATGAAAAATTGGGCCGATGTGGAAAATTCCTATCAACGTAGAAGTGACCTTATCCCTAATTTAGTGAAGACTGTAGAAGGTTCAGCCGATTTTGAACGAGGAACTTTAACCGATGTTATTGAGGCACGAGCAAAGGCAACTTCGGTGAATGTTGATGCGGGAAATTTAGATCCGCAACAAATTCAGCAATTTCAGGAGGCTCAGGGCGGATTATCTTCAGCATTATCACGGCTTTTAGTCTCTGTTGAAAGATATCCCGATATTAAATCAAATCAGAACTTTCTTCAATTACAATCACAACTAGAAGGAACTGAAAACAGAATAAGCGTTGCAAGAAATCGCTACAATGAAGCGGTGAGACAATACAACACTTATATTAGAAAATTCCCCAATAATATTTTTGCAGGAATGTTCGGTTTCGAAAGAAAACCAACTTTCCAGGCAGAAGAAGGTGCAGAGAATGCCCCAGATGTTGAATTTGATTTTTAA
- a CDS encoding TPM domain-containing protein, translating to MSQVEDFLSKKDEEEIIEAIRTAESHTSGEVRVHLEKTTGDLDIFDRAMEVFHMLKMDNTKHDNGVLIYVAVEDHNFVIYGDKGINDVVPADFWESTKDAIVEKFKKGEFKQGLVDGILTAGQQLKKHFPYSDDTRDELSNEISKG from the coding sequence ATGAGTCAAGTTGAAGATTTTTTAAGCAAAAAAGATGAAGAGGAAATCATTGAAGCCATTAGAACGGCAGAGAGCCATACCTCTGGTGAAGTAAGAGTACATCTCGAAAAAACCACCGGCGACCTAGATATTTTTGATCGCGCCATGGAAGTTTTTCATATGCTGAAAATGGATAATACCAAGCACGATAATGGCGTGCTAATATATGTTGCCGTAGAGGATCATAATTTTGTGATCTATGGCGATAAAGGAATTAACGATGTAGTCCCTGCCGATTTTTGGGAAAGCACTAAAGATGCTATTGTAGAAAAATTTAAAAAAGGAGAATTCAAACAAGGTTTGGTAGACGGGATTTTAACCGCAGGCCAGCAACTTAAAAAACATTTCCCGTATAGCGATGATACACGGGATGAACTCTCCAACGAAATTTCAAAAGGATAA
- a CDS encoding YgcG family protein, translating to MPQIFKNLSLVIVCFFLFLGSVFAQRDIPPKPAEETSVYDEADILSSSEESQLKQKLINYADTTSIQIVIATIESLQGEYEGVYAPEWAQEWGIGQSEEDNGLLILVAESDKKIWITTGYGLEEFMTDARTKQIIEQVILPEFRNESYYNGLDAGTTAIFQVLEGTFQGTPQRRGQSDGIPVQLLVMGIILLVIIVSLANKNKGGRNGGRRSAGGTFLDAIILSSLGRGTFGGGSSGGGFGGGGGFGGGFGGGGFGGGGAGGSW from the coding sequence ATGCCACAAATTTTTAAAAATCTCAGTTTAGTCATAGTTTGTTTCTTCCTGTTTTTAGGCAGTGTATTCGCCCAGCGCGATATTCCTCCGAAACCTGCAGAAGAAACCAGCGTTTACGATGAAGCCGATATTTTATCTTCTTCAGAAGAAAGTCAACTGAAGCAGAAGTTAATAAACTATGCCGATACCACCTCTATTCAAATTGTTATCGCTACTATAGAATCTTTGCAAGGTGAATACGAAGGTGTTTATGCGCCGGAATGGGCCCAGGAATGGGGAATTGGACAAAGCGAAGAAGATAACGGACTTTTAATTTTGGTTGCTGAAAGTGATAAAAAGATATGGATCACCACAGGCTACGGACTTGAAGAATTTATGACCGATGCCCGCACCAAACAAATCATTGAACAGGTTATTTTGCCCGAATTTAGAAACGAAAGTTATTACAACGGCCTTGATGCAGGCACTACAGCCATTTTTCAGGTGTTGGAAGGCACTTTTCAAGGAACACCACAAAGACGTGGCCAATCTGACGGTATACCCGTACAGCTTCTTGTTATGGGAATTATTCTTCTTGTAATTATTGTATCGCTTGCTAATAAAAATAAAGGCGGACGAAATGGCGGTAGAAGAAGTGCTGGAGGCACATTCCTGGATGCGATTATTTTAAGCTCATTAGGACGCGGTACTTTTGGCGGAGGCAGCTCTGGTGGAGGTTTTGGCGGCGGAGGCGGCTTTGGTGGCGGTTTCGGCGGAGGAGGCTTCGGCGGCGGCGGTGCCGGTGGAAGCTGGTAG